One window from the genome of Myxococcales bacterium encodes:
- a CDS encoding HAMP domain-containing histidine kinase gives MPPNQPPPAAERNQTDESLRVEREVADQALGDEQSGIDELADAVITRARLRADQVLAAARAKSDRRTGQGAPGAGLPSATDIASARADEDRVVRKERAAADNAVSGERAEQSSLLSLERKMTDDDLSRERHRADAALAVRDEFLGIVSHDLRNMLNSIMLSATLIEEGAGREPAAQLVQHAQRIRRGGARMNRLVGDLIDVASIQAGALAVTCERTDAALVVAEAIETFQVQATGNGVSLQAELIAPLTECAFDPARILQVLSNLLSNALKFSARGGKVVVRAERRGAELTMTVADTGAGIPADKLEIIFERFLQLKGNDRRGLGLGLYISKCIVQGHGGRIWAESHLGAGSKFFFTLPQPPIEAAPSARGN, from the coding sequence GTGCCACCCAACCAACCCCCTCCGGCAGCCGAGCGCAATCAGACCGACGAAAGCCTGCGGGTTGAGCGCGAGGTGGCGGATCAGGCGCTCGGTGACGAGCAGTCGGGCATCGACGAGTTGGCGGACGCGGTGATTACGCGCGCGCGGCTGCGGGCTGACCAGGTGTTGGCGGCGGCACGCGCCAAGTCCGACCGTCGGACGGGGCAGGGTGCGCCTGGTGCGGGATTGCCGAGCGCGACCGACATCGCGAGCGCGCGCGCCGATGAAGATCGGGTGGTGCGCAAGGAGCGCGCCGCGGCGGACAATGCCGTCAGCGGCGAGCGCGCCGAGCAGAGCTCCTTGCTCTCCTTGGAGCGCAAGATGACCGATGACGATCTGTCGCGGGAGCGCCATCGCGCTGACGCAGCGCTTGCGGTGCGCGATGAATTTCTCGGCATCGTCAGCCATGATCTGCGCAACATGCTGAATTCGATCATGCTGTCGGCGACCCTCATCGAAGAGGGCGCGGGTCGCGAGCCAGCGGCGCAATTAGTTCAGCATGCCCAGCGCATTCGGCGCGGCGGCGCGCGGATGAACCGCTTGGTTGGTGACCTCATCGACGTCGCCAGCATCCAGGCCGGCGCGCTCGCGGTTACGTGTGAGCGCACCGATGCCGCCTTGGTCGTGGCCGAGGCGATCGAGACCTTTCAGGTGCAGGCCACCGGCAATGGCGTTTCGCTGCAGGCCGAGCTCATCGCGCCGCTCACCGAGTGTGCCTTTGATCCCGCGCGGATCTTGCAGGTACTGAGCAATCTGCTCAGCAACGCGCTTAAGTTTTCAGCGCGCGGCGGCAAGGTTGTCGTGCGCGCCGAGCGACGTGGCGCGGAGCTAACCATGACCGTGGCAGACACGGGCGCGGGCATTCCCGCCGACAAACTCGAGATCATCTTTGAGCGTTTTCTCCAGCTAAAAGGCAACGATCGGCGCGGCCTTGGGCTTGGCCTATACATTTCAAAGTGCATCGTTCAGGGCCACGGCGGCCGCATCTGGGCGGAGAGTCACCTCGGCGCCGGCAGCAAGTTTTTCTTTACGCTGCCGCAGCCGCCAATTGAAGCCGCGCCCTCCGCGCGTGGGAACTAG
- a CDS encoding MFS transporter, which translates to MSNIRLGLRENLAQFSLLVVVNAFVGAMVGMERTILPPIAAQEFGLEAKTAVLSFIVVFVITTALTHSLAGRLSDRFGRKHVLIGGWLVAVPVPFLLMWAPTWSWVLFANALLGVSQGLTWSTTVMMKIDLAGPAKRGLAMGFNEFAGYFAVAMSALATGFIAARYGLRPEPFYLGVGFVAIGLTLSVFAVRETKHHVATEARLHGDGEIAEQLPSQREIFWRTSVGDKNLSSISQAGLVNNLNDGMAWGLFPLFFAAARMDLAQIGTLAAIYPATWGMAQLVTGAWSDRVGRKWLIAGGVWVQAVGIALVVLAQGYWGFAAGAVLLGLGTAMVYPTLLAAIGDVAHPAWRASAVGVYRLWRDLGYAIGALLAGLIADAFGLPAAMWAIAALTFVSGVVVAVRMAETMRLAPALVPPGN; encoded by the coding sequence ATGAGCAATATTCGCCTCGGGCTCCGTGAGAACCTCGCCCAGTTCTCGCTGCTGGTGGTGGTCAATGCATTTGTTGGCGCGATGGTTGGTATGGAGCGGACGATCTTGCCGCCGATCGCGGCGCAGGAGTTTGGCCTCGAGGCCAAGACCGCGGTGCTCTCGTTTATCGTCGTGTTTGTCATCACCACTGCGCTGACGCATTCTCTCGCCGGGCGATTGTCTGATCGGTTTGGTCGCAAGCACGTGCTCATCGGCGGCTGGCTGGTCGCGGTGCCGGTGCCGTTCCTGTTGATGTGGGCGCCGACGTGGTCGTGGGTGCTGTTTGCCAACGCGCTGCTTGGCGTAAGCCAAGGGCTGACGTGGTCGACGACGGTGATGATGAAGATCGATCTTGCCGGGCCGGCTAAGCGCGGCCTCGCCATGGGCTTTAACGAATTCGCCGGGTATTTCGCGGTGGCGATGAGCGCGCTCGCGACCGGGTTTATTGCCGCACGCTATGGCCTGCGGCCCGAGCCATTTTATCTCGGAGTTGGCTTTGTCGCCATTGGGCTTACGCTCTCGGTGTTTGCCGTGCGCGAAACCAAGCATCATGTGGCGACCGAGGCGCGGCTGCACGGCGATGGGGAAATCGCGGAGCAGCTGCCGTCGCAGCGCGAGATTTTTTGGCGGACGTCGGTCGGCGACAAAAACTTGTCGAGCATCAGCCAGGCCGGCCTGGTCAACAACCTCAACGACGGCATGGCGTGGGGCTTGTTTCCGTTGTTCTTCGCCGCGGCCCGCATGGATCTCGCGCAGATCGGCACGCTCGCCGCCATCTATCCCGCGACGTGGGGTATGGCGCAGCTCGTGACCGGCGCGTGGTCAGATCGGGTGGGCCGCAAGTGGCTCATCGCCGGTGGCGTGTGGGTGCAGGCGGTCGGCATTGCGCTAGTGGTGCTAGCGCAGGGTTATTGGGGCTTTGCGGCCGGCGCGGTGCTGCTCGGGCTTGGCACCGCGATGGTGTATCCTACGCTGCTCGCAGCAATTGGCGACGTGGCGCATCCGGCGTGGCGCGCTTCGGCGGTGGGCGTGTACCGCCTGTGGCGCGATCTGGGCTACGCCATCGGCGCGTTGCTCGCGGGGCTCATCGCCGATGCGTTTGGTCTGCCCGCCGCGATGTGGGCGATTGCTGCGCTCACCTTTGTTTCAGGCGTGGTGGTGGCGGTACGCATGGCCGAGACGATGCGGTTGGCCCCGGCGCTTGTGCCTCCTGGCAATTGA
- a CDS encoding nucleoside hydrolase produces the protein MRHAAHIATLLSALTLACNDAAPLPSRATGPVWIDADVAIELPLHDVDDAWAIAYALRRYPASIVGISLVHGNTDDMAHQEFATTRLLEQLAPRSVPLYVGASSAQDRAPTAASDALVAALRQGPLTLLTMGRLTNVATALRAAPELAANVQELVILGGRRADFNPSFGPDDIIFPDSNVEGDAAAVEELVELDVPITLIPTELTTQFIITEPDLAAVAAQGTAGAYLARHSEDWLTAVSTLVGIDGFFPFDLFVTAYADDAHHDLITCRDVPLRLDYGPDESFKQRKEPVLRVMVSPDFGGPSVRYCDAFAADGKAALLRTF, from the coding sequence ATGCGCCACGCCGCCCACATCGCAACGCTGCTTAGCGCCCTCACCCTCGCCTGCAACGACGCCGCGCCATTGCCCAGCCGCGCCACCGGCCCGGTGTGGATCGACGCCGATGTCGCCATTGAGCTGCCGCTGCACGACGTCGACGATGCCTGGGCGATCGCCTATGCGTTGCGGCGCTATCCGGCGTCTATTGTCGGCATCAGCCTGGTGCATGGCAATACCGACGACATGGCGCATCAAGAGTTCGCCACTACCCGCCTGCTCGAGCAGCTCGCACCACGCAGCGTGCCGCTTTACGTCGGCGCCAGCTCGGCGCAAGACCGCGCCCCCACCGCTGCCTCCGATGCCCTAGTCGCCGCCCTCCGCCAAGGCCCACTGACGCTGCTCACCATGGGCCGCCTCACCAACGTCGCCACCGCGCTGCGCGCCGCGCCCGAGCTCGCGGCGAACGTGCAAGAACTGGTCATCCTCGGCGGCCGCCGCGCCGACTTCAACCCCAGCTTTGGCCCCGATGACATCATCTTTCCCGACAGCAACGTCGAAGGCGATGCCGCTGCGGTCGAAGAGCTCGTCGAGCTTGACGTGCCAATCACGCTAATTCCCACCGAGCTGACGACGCAGTTCATCATCACCGAGCCAGACCTCGCCGCCGTTGCCGCACAAGGCACCGCCGGCGCCTATCTCGCCCGCCACAGCGAAGACTGGCTCACCGCGGTCAGCACCCTCGTCGGCATCGACGGCTTTTTCCCGTTCGATCTCTTTGTCACCGCCTACGCCGACGACGCCCACCACGACCTCATCACCTGCCGCGACGTCCCCCTGCGCCTCGACTACGGCCCCGACGAGTCATTCAAGCAGCGCAAAGAACCCGTGCTCCGCGTCATGGTTAGCCCGGACTTTGGTGGCCCGTCTGTGCGCTACTGCGACGCCTTCGCCGCCGACGGCAAGGCCGCCCTGCTGAGGACTTTCTAG
- a CDS encoding cysteine desulfurase, with product MHPADPIYLDHNATTPVLPKVVDAMMPYLREHFGNPSSGHAYGSRTRQAMAEARAQVAALLSCDDDEVIFTSGGTEANNLAIRGVAEASGARSQIVTTSIEHPATARPCEWLAQYGWRVTRVAVDVDGVASVGEARAAIDHDTALVTVMHSNNETGVLQPVHELSAVAHAAGALMHTDAAQSLGKVAVSVRELGVDLLSVAGHKLCAPKGVGALYVKRGTPIAPFVLGAGHERGLRPGTENVAFIVGLGAACAALGHDLDAAALRVRALRDELWMRLAADVPGLALNGHRELRLPNTLNVRFPRVTGEAVLAGAPELAASTGSACHDGHDRASGVILAMGVAPAAALGSVRLTLGRSTTVDDIARAAVALGRSWRRLSGG from the coding sequence ATGCATCCAGCCGATCCAATCTATCTCGATCACAACGCAACGACGCCGGTGCTGCCCAAGGTGGTCGACGCGATGATGCCGTATTTGCGCGAGCATTTTGGCAATCCGTCGAGCGGGCATGCGTATGGCTCGCGGACGCGGCAGGCGATGGCGGAGGCGCGCGCGCAGGTAGCCGCGCTGCTTAGTTGCGACGACGACGAGGTGATTTTTACCTCCGGTGGCACCGAGGCCAACAATTTGGCAATTCGCGGCGTGGCCGAGGCGAGCGGCGCGCGCTCCCAAATTGTCACCACGTCGATCGAGCATCCGGCGACGGCGCGACCTTGTGAGTGGTTGGCGCAGTACGGCTGGCGCGTGACCCGCGTTGCGGTCGACGTCGACGGCGTCGCGAGCGTAGGTGAAGCGCGCGCGGCGATTGATCACGACACCGCGCTTGTCACGGTGATGCATTCGAACAACGAAACCGGCGTCTTGCAGCCGGTGCACGAGCTCTCGGCGGTGGCGCACGCGGCCGGCGCGCTGATGCACACCGACGCCGCGCAGTCGCTGGGCAAGGTGGCAGTCAGCGTGCGCGAGCTGGGCGTGGATTTGCTGTCAGTCGCCGGCCACAAGTTGTGCGCACCCAAGGGCGTTGGCGCGCTCTATGTGAAGCGCGGCACGCCGATCGCACCATTTGTGCTTGGCGCAGGTCACGAGCGCGGCTTGCGTCCTGGCACAGAGAACGTTGCTTTTATCGTCGGCCTTGGCGCGGCCTGCGCAGCGCTCGGGCACGATCTAGACGCCGCGGCGCTGCGGGTGCGCGCGCTGCGCGACGAGTTGTGGATGCGGCTCGCCGCCGACGTGCCCGGGCTTGCGCTCAATGGCCACCGCGAGCTGCGGCTGCCCAACACGCTCAACGTGCGCTTTCCGCGCGTCACCGGTGAGGCAGTGCTCGCGGGCGCGCCCGAGCTCGCGGCGTCGACCGGCTCGGCCTGCCACGACGGCCACGATCGCGCCTCTGGGGTCATCCTCGCCATGGGCGTCGCGCCAGCGGCCGCGCTAGGCTCGGTGCGCCTGACGCTTGGCCGCAGCACCACGGTCGACGACATTGCGCGCGCCGCCGTCGCCCTGGGGCGCTCTTGGCGGCGCCTTTCGGGTGGTTAG